The Fusarium musae strain F31 chromosome 10, whole genome shotgun sequence DNA window AGAAAACTTGCGACCTTTATTCTGCTTGATAAAAAGGACAAGGCATTTTGAACCTAAATTAGTACGGTCTTAGACGTTTTTATTATGTCAGCTTCACTTCCAGCTAGAGCTTTTCTCTCATTCTCACGGCAGGCAACCGCGCCAGAGAATCAAGGCAATGACCATGATTTTCAGCCTCATAAGGCGTCCCGAATGACTCCCGGGACTTTTTAGTGGGTATTTGAAGATCTTTGGTGGTTTTCAAGTCGTGTGAGATGTTCAGCTCGGAATTATCGGGCGGCCGATCCAAGGTAATCCGAATATTGGTCTGCAGACCTTGTTGAGAGTCAGCTTACCACTGACGCGGTGACTCATGACGTTGCACATGATTCACACTTTGTATCAAGATGTGAGTAACTGCGAAAAATACTGCTTGTTCTgcgtaattaattaaagctgAATGTGTTTTTGTTACACGCAGAAATTCATGTTGCaaagaccttattattaGGGAACAATAAAATACTAGTAGTAGAGCTTAATTTAgagaattaaaataaactcaggaaaggtattataagcttatttgaAGTCACCCAAGTCTTTCTATCGTTTAGGAGCTAGTCCATGTAAAGATGAAAGCAATGCATTTTTAACCAGAAGCAAGAGATATTCTCGTCTTACTCTCTCCCATCCTCAAACTCCACTCCCCATCCCACTCCTCCCTCTTCCTAACCTCCACCTCAACACTCTTCTTCGGCGTATAAACAGTCGCCATATCCCCCGTGTTCAGCGCCGGATTCTTCACCCACTCCCCCTTCACAGGTGTAATATCGCTCCTCACAGCAAGGAGCGCAATGACGATGAGAATTTCAGTCGTGGCGAATTGACGCGCTGGACAAAGATGAGGCGGTGCACCCCATGCGACAAAACTGCTAGCCTTTCGATCTGATGAGTCTTTGGTGAAGCGGTACGGATCGAATTGGTCAGCCGTTGGTCCCCATGTTGATGTGTTGATGTGCACGGGTTGGCCGGGCATCATTACGTAGTGGCCTGCTTTGAGGAGGTATTTTCCGTCGAGGAGGGTGTCTTCTGTGACTTTGCGGATGTTGGCGTGGACGTGTCGCAGTCTTTGAGTCTCCTGGAACACTGATAATGCCAAGGGACACTTCGTCTTCAAAGCCGCGACGTCGACTTTGAAACCGGACTCCTTATCTCCACTGACAGCTTGCTCAATAACTTCCTTTCGCacctcttcaagaagatcagGTCGAGAGAAGAGTTCGTAAATAGTCCAGTACATAATTGGAACAGTGTTGGCGAAAGCAGCAGTTCCAAAAGTAGCTTGTTGCTTGCAAatgtcgtcttcatcaataCCAGCTTCTTGCATCGATCGAAGACGCTCTTTGTAGATGAATGATACATCGCTGGGAAGATTCTTGTTATACTTGCGGAAAGCGTCAAAGACAATTTGGCGGGCAGCGTAGCCTTGGCCGGTGATGTCGAGGTTTACCatgtgaagaggaagataCGATTGCCATTTCCTATCCAGTTAGATGATGGACTGGGGTCATCGCAGAGGGCGCTTACCAAAAAGCTTGGTCGACCTTTGGATCAAGAAAAGGATGCTCGACACCAAAGATTCCACAGGCACTAGCCTGGACAACAGCATACTGCGCCCACTCCAGCAAGTTAATCTTTGCAACCCCATCTGGATCTTTCGGCAGAAGTTGCTCGATGTCTATCAGCGCACGATCTCCCATTCGAAGATTCTGCTCATCGAGAAACGGTCCCGTAGCAAGACCGTTCTTATGAGCGTGACTAAACGAATCAACCCATTCTGTACCAAAGACTTCAAAAGTCTCGGGTTTCGCGTCACCCATAAGTTTAGCGGCTGTCTGCATGAATGGTCGGAAGGATAGAGTCTTGGATGTCTTTTGGATCAGAGGGATGAGACGGGAAGTTTTCGCGATGTAGAGTTttgtgttgaagatggcgactGTGTACATTTCCTCGTTTGTTTGCTTGCTTCCTCACAGTCAGCTTGCTTCAAAAGTGTTGAGGGGTGTAAATACCTTGTTATTCCATGGTAGCCAGAACTATACTTCATCATACCCCATAGATGACCAAAGAGCGGTACTTTCGATTGTAGTCTCTTGGGTTCCCTTGGATCGTCGAACAGTGAGAGAATCCATTCTGCTGCGTAGGCAAGCAGGATGAAGCCCGCAATACTGTACACAACTTCTCGCAACattgtgatgatgatctttcAAGAACCCAACCCAATGGAGCAAGTGCAAGATACTAAATAGCAGATCGATTACTTCGCTTATCCAAGATTTTAGTCAGTAGGATTCTCATAATCCGAATACGAGACACCCCTTTGGTGGATCTCTGACGGAGGAATACCCCTAGCGTGACGCTACTACAGCGCTGATGGGACTTCTGTTCAGGGATCAGCATGACAAAACTGGATTACCCGGGACGATGAGGATTAATGGCGGTTTCATGattggaggagagagagagcgTTGTTTTACCCCGTAATTTGTCGTGTTCGGAGAAGAATCGAAGATTGACGGCATCAGCCTGAATTGCTGAACAGAGTCTTAGTGCACTCCAAGAGAGGATACCAAAGTAAACTTGTCAAAGAGTCCTCTAAAATCATGAGAACTTGCCTAAAGCCTTGTAATTCCTAGGTGTAAGATCCTAAGCTTTTGGTCTTCCCTGGTAAACTTTGGCAATTCTTATCCTTTCACGACTTGCGATAGTGGTAAAATTAGACTCAAAATCTAGGTATCTGTGACActcctcagcttcagtcTCTTTCCTTAACGACCTCCTTCTCAAAAGCGCCAATCATGGCGGCGTACAGCTTTTCCGTGGCCTCGACGTCCATATTCGTACCTGTAAAGAAATCGTTTCCAtcagggaagaagagcacATCGCGAAGTGCATAAACCAGACTCTCTAGACCCTAGAACTCATGGCGAAACTCGGCAACGATGGTAGCAAAGTTGTCGTTGCTGGAAAtattctttgtcttcttctcagcgaTTTCTGACCATTCCTCGAACCCGCTCTGCCACGGCTTCAATCGACTTTCGTCAGGTAGCCCCCGATGTCCACCGATTGAGATGGGAATTCTTTTGGGAGCGTCTGGGCTGTTCACTTTGGGTTTACAGATAAAGAGGTGGTGCAAGCAGATATCCTGATGGAGAATCTTGGCATCTATATACAACGATAGGTGAGTCCTGATCGTGTCACGCATGCATTCGAGAACCTCCAAGACAGTGCGATAGTGGGTGATTGGGAGACCAAAGGGAGACATGACTATACAAGATAGCCTCCTGGCCTCGATAAATCGATAGTCGATGGGATGCATGATGCCCCAGGCATTACGCTCCTTAGTTCGACGCAGGAACTTTTTCTCATTTTGGTTTTGTTCCCTTCCGGAAAATCTGATGACAAACTTGTTGTTGAATTTGTCTGTGGCGCGATACCAAGTCGCCCTTACACTGACAATATCGTCAGGGCGTGAGAGAGCTCTTTTGTCGAGGACAAGTTTGTATCCCCTATTGGGATCGGACTCGTAAGGCGCCATTTGGAACTGATCGCTCTTAATGTAGATATACTGGGGTTCACCGAACTCTTGCTTGATAAACGGATTGTTgcgaagctcaagctcagtcATCTTTCCATACTGATCGAGTAAGTCTTGGAAGTTAAGTTCATCGTCGAACAACCCCGATCGGTAGACTCCCGACCCATCGAAGACCCAAAACTCTCTCTGCTTGCCCATCTGGAACAGACCGAACAGGTAGACTCTTGTTGGTTAGTGTAGGAACACATTCCTGGCAAGATTCAAAAGTACTTCCACACCTTCTTCGTAGCTAAATTTTGAATCAGGAGGAATATCGATTCCGACGACATGTGCGCGGTCCCATACGCTTGAGGTTTCCTTGTACGGCACACCGACCACGTAACACTCATGGTAGCCAGGTTCAACGTACCGAGCATGAGAAGAAACTGAAGTCGTTACTGAGTTGTTTCTACAGTATAATTGCTCAAAGAAACTTCTACCCAGCAAGTGGGTGTCAGCCAGAATGTCTTTCATTTTGTGAAGTCGCAGTTGGGAGACTGGTAATGGGAACAGGTAGAGGGGAGGTCTCGAGGTTCAAGggcctttattaataagaataattctCCTGTATGACCTCAAGTGATAATGAATTACCCCTCAAAAGATTTTTTCAACTTTGGTGCGTTTTCTGTTCTGTGAATTATCTAGGTTTTGTGCTGATTTAAGCTCCCAGCCACAactctcaactgcaaataacacttctagcccaccgTATTATAAAACACGTTCAATCTGCTTTCGACTCTCCTAGGTATTTATTCTTCTCTCCAACCAACTTCAACTTTCCTAGAGTCCGCTCGGCAACTCCTTCATGCCTCAACTTATATTAGATCCACAGTTTTCTTCATCCTGGATTCAACGCACTATTGACCGACTCGGACTCAGGCAGGGCACACTTGAGGTCCCTCTTCTGGAAGCTCAGAATGGAGAAACGGTCCACTTTGATGCAT harbors:
- a CDS encoding hypothetical protein (EggNog:ENOG41), giving the protein MLREVVYSIAGFILLAYAAEWILSLFDDPREPKRLQSKVPLFGHLWGMMKYSSGYHGITSKQTNEEMYTVAIFNTKLYIAKTSRLIPLIQKTSKTLSFRPFMQTAAKLMGDAKPETFEVFGTEWVDSFSHAHKNGLATGPFLDEQNLRMGDRALIDIEQLLPKDPDGVAKINLLEWAQYAVVQASACGIFGVEHPFLDPKVDQAFWKWQSYLPLHMVNLDITGQGYAARQIVFDAFRKYNKNLPSDVSFIYKERLRSMQEAGIDEDDICKQQATFGTAAFANTVPIMYWTIYELFSRPDLLEEVRKEVIEQAVSGDKESGFKVDVAALKTKCPLALSVFQETQRLRHVHANIRKVTEDTLLDGKYLLKAGHYVMMPGQPVHINTSTWGPTADQFDPYRFTKDSSDRKASSFVAWGAPPHLCPARQFATTEILIVIALLAVRSDITPVKGEWVKNPALNTGDMATVYTPKKSVEVEVRKREEWDGEWSLRMGESKTRISLASG